Below is a genomic region from Enterobacteriaceae bacterium ESL0689.
GAGATCGATGCAGGGGTGGTTTCGTTTTGTCGCCAGTATCTCCCTAACCATCATGCGGGAGCCTATGATGACCCGCGCTTTACCCTGGTGATTGACGATGGGGTTAATTTTGTCAATCAGACCACCCAAACCTTCGATGTTATCATCTCCGATTGTACCGATCCGATTGGGCCTGGTGAAAGCCTGTTTACTTCGGCGTTTTATGCCGGTTGTCATCGCTGCCTGAATCACGGCGGTATTTTTGTCGCACAGAATGGTGTCTGTTTTCTGCAGCAGGATGAAGTGATTAATAGCTACCGCAAACTGAGTCACTATTTTAACGATGTCAGTTTTTATCAGGCCGCTATTCCAACTTATTATGGCGGTGTGATGACCTTCGCCTGGGCGACAGATAATATCGCGTTACGCCATCTGTCCAGTGAAATTATCCAGGCGCGCCTCCATAAAGCCGGACTGCAATGTCGTTATTACAATGCTGCGATTCATACTGCGGCATTCTCTCTGCCACAATATCTGCAAAATGCGTTGTTCGCCAGTGAATCGCAACAGGAGGTACGCTAAATTGAAAAAAGTAAAACTGCATGGCTTTAATAATCTGACGAAAAGCCTGAGTTTTTGTATTTACGATATTTGCTATGCCAATACTGCCGAAGAGCGTGACGGTTATATCGCTTATATTGATGAGCTGTATAACGCCAACCGCCTGACGGAAATTTTATCCGAAACCTGCTCAATTATCGGCGCTAATATTCTGAATATCGCCCGCCAGGATTATGAGCCACAAGGTGCCAGCGTCACTATTCTGGTCAGTGAAGAACCGGTTGATCCACGATTAATTGATAAAACCGAGCATCCAGGACCTTTGCCGGAAGCGGTTGCCGCCCATCTCGATAAAAGCCATATCTGTATCCATACTTATCCTGAAAGTCATCCGCAAGGCGGATTATGTACTTTCCGGGCGGATATCGAAGTGTCCACCTGTGGCGTTATTTCACCCCTTAAGGCGTTAAATTATCTGATCCACCAGCTGGAGTCGGATATCGTCACCATTGATTATCGCGTGCGCGGTTTTACCCGTGATATTAATGGTATGAAACTGTTTATCGATCATGAAATTAACTCTATTCAGAATTTCATGTCCAGTGATATCAAAGCGTTATATGACATGGTAGATGTGAATGTTTATCAGGAAAATATCTTCCATACGAAAATGTTACTGAAAGAGTTCGATCTTAAGCACTATATGTTCCATACCCGCCCGGAAGATTTAACCGCTGAAGCGTGCCAGATCATTACCGACCTGTTATGGAAAGAGATGCGGGAAATTTATTATGGCCGCAATATTCCCCAGATCTGAATCAATGATGGAGATCCGTTCTCCATCCTTAGAGCCTGTCCTGGCAGGCTATTTTACCTGCCAGTCTGGCTGCATCTGGTGAGTCAGGCGCATTCAACACTGCCGGGCAAATTCACGGTACGCCGCCACCACCTGAAGAAAATCTTCCAGGCCACATAACGACAGGCTCTCTTCATCGTAATAATGTAAGCCCTCTTCAGGTTCATCAGCGGAAAACGCCAGCTGGTTGGCACGGACGATCACCTCTTCACCATCCAGCCATAAAGTATATTCATGGCCGATATGTTGCCAGCTGCGTTCACTGCCTTTGAGGTTACATGCCGCCTGTTCGACTTCATCCAGCAGGGCCAGGTTATCTTTCACTTCTTCATTAAACCAGTGGCCAAGCGCTTCGTGTCCCATCGACATCCGAACCCTGACAAAACCGGTTATATCACGCATAAATTCGTAATCCATATTTCTTACCTGCTTTTTACCCAATACAGTGTGCTGGATACAAAAATGCCCGACACACTCCCTTGTGTCAGGCATTTTGCGCGACTTCGCCAGCAAACAGTTACTTCTTCTTCGCTTTCGGATTCGGTAAATCAGTAATGCTGCCTTCGTAAACTTCAGCGGCCAGGCCAATGGATTCATACAGCGTCGGATGGGCATGAATCGTCAGCGCAATATCTTCTGCGTCACAGCCCATTTCGATAGCCAGACCAATTTCACCTAACAGCTCGCCGCCGTTAACACCGACAATCGCACCACCAATAATCCGATGGCTCTCTTTGTCGAAGATCAGTTTCGTCATCCCTTCCGCGCAATCGGAAGCAATCGCCCGACCGGAAGCCGCCCACGGGAAAATAGCCGTTTCATAGCTAATTCCCTTCTCTTTTGCCTCTTTTTCAGTCATGCCGACCCAGGCAACCTCGGGTTCAGTATAAGCGATAGAAGGGATCACTTTAGGATCGAAGTAATGTTTCAGACCAGAGATAACTTCTGCTGCGACATGACCTTCATGCACCCCTTTATGTGCCAGCATCGGCTGACCAACAATATCACCGATAGCAAAGATGTGAGGTACATTGGTACGC
It encodes:
- the speE gene encoding polyamine aminopropyltransferase, producing MADNRLWHETLHNQFGQHFTVDNVLYHEKTHHQDLIIFENAAFGRVMALDGVVQTTERDEFIYHEMMTHVPLLAHGQAKHVLIIGGGDGAILREICRHNTVETITMVEIDAGVVSFCRQYLPNHHAGAYDDPRFTLVIDDGVNFVNQTTQTFDVIISDCTDPIGPGESLFTSAFYAGCHRCLNHGGIFVAQNGVCFLQQDEVINSYRKLSHYFNDVSFYQAAIPTYYGGVMTFAWATDNIALRHLSSEIIQARLHKAGLQCRYYNAAIHTAAFSLPQYLQNALFASESQQEVR
- the speD gene encoding adenosylmethionine decarboxylase, whose protein sequence is MKKVKLHGFNNLTKSLSFCIYDICYANTAEERDGYIAYIDELYNANRLTEILSETCSIIGANILNIARQDYEPQGASVTILVSEEPVDPRLIDKTEHPGPLPEAVAAHLDKSHICIHTYPESHPQGGLCTFRADIEVSTCGVISPLKALNYLIHQLESDIVTIDYRVRGFTRDINGMKLFIDHEINSIQNFMSSDIKALYDMVDVNVYQENIFHTKMLLKEFDLKHYMFHTRPEDLTAEACQIITDLLWKEMREIYYGRNIPQI
- the yacL gene encoding protein YacL, which gives rise to MDYEFMRDITGFVRVRMSMGHEALGHWFNEEVKDNLALLDEVEQAACNLKGSERSWQHIGHEYTLWLDGEEVIVRANQLAFSADEPEEGLHYYDEESLSLCGLEDFLQVVAAYREFARQC